In Capricornis sumatraensis isolate serow.1 chromosome 16, serow.2, whole genome shotgun sequence, a genomic segment contains:
- the LOC138092823 gene encoding olfactory receptor 56A3-like, which yields MTTHQNGSISTEFSDFLLNCFVRSPSWQLWLSLPLSFLLLLALGANITLLITIWLEASLHEPMYYLLSLLSSLDTVVCLTVIPKVLAIFWFDLRPISFFACFFQMFIMNSFFAMESCTFMVMAYDRYVAICHPLRYPSIITDQFIAKAAIFILARSVFMTLPIPILSGRLHYCGRNVIENCLCANMSVSRLSCGDITINRLYQFAGGWTLLGSDLLLIFLSYTFILRAVLRLKAQGAVAKALSTCGSHFILILFFSTILLVFVFTLVVEKKMSSDVPILLNVLHHVIPPALNPIVYGVRTQEIKQGIQRLLKKGW from the coding sequence ATGACAACACACCAAAATGGCAGCATCTCCACTGAGTTTTCAGACTTCCTTCTGAACTGTTTTGTCAGGTCCCCCAGCTGGCAGCTCTGGCTATCCCTACCTCTTAGCTTCCTCTTGCTCCTGGCCCTTGGTGCCAACATCACCCTCCTGATCACTATCTGGCTGGAGGCCTCTCTGCATGAGCCCATGTACTACCTGCTCAGCCTGCTCTCTTCGCTGGACACAGTGGTCTGTCTCACTGTCATCCCCAAGGTCCTGGCCATCTTTTGGTTTGACCTCAGGCCCATCAGCTTCTTTGCCTGCTTCTTTCAGATGTTCATCATGAATAGTTTCTTTGCCATGGAGTCCTGCACATTCATggtcatggcctatgaccgctatgtggccatctgccatCCATTGAGGTACCCATCCATCATCACTGACCAATTTATAGCCAAGGCAGCCATTTTCATTTTGGCCAGAAGTGTCTTTATGACACTGCCCATCCCCATTCTCTCAGGACGTCTGCATTATTGTGGGAGAAACGTCATTGAGAACTGCCTCTGTGCCAATATGTCTGTCTCCAGGCTCTCCTGTGGTGATATTACCATCAATCGTCTCTACCAGTTTGCTGGAGGCTGGACTCTGCTGGGATCTGACCTCCTCCTCATCTTCCTCTCCTACACCTTCATACTGAGGGCTGTGCTGAGACTCAAGGCACAGGGAGCTGTGGCCAAGGCCCTAAGCACGTGTGGCTCCCACTTCATCCTGATCCTCTTCTTCAGCACCATCCTCCTGGTTTTTGTCTTCACGCTTGtggtagaaaagaaaatgtcctCTGACGTGCCCATCTTGCTCAATGTCCTCCACCATGTCATCCCTCCAGCCCTCAACCCTATTGTCTATGGGGTGCGAACCCAGGAGATCAAGCAAGGAATCCAGAGGTTACTGAAGAAAGGATGGTAA